In Thermovirga sp., the DNA window TCTCGTTGACGAGTTCGCAGGTGGGCTGAACAACGTAAACATCGGCCCCTCTTACGCTCTCTTCCACGGAAAGCCCGATCTCCCCGTCGGAGAAGCGGAATATGTTCGCTGTCGCGACCCCGACCCCGAGATTTTCACAGATCGACCTGGTGAATTCCGGATGAGCACTACCCGAAAAAACCTTCAGTTCTCGTAATTTTGAGGCCACCTTTATTCCCCTCCCCCGTCAGCCTTCCTTCTCCTGCGGGCCCATCCCTCGATATTCTTCTGCCTAGCCCTTCCGATGGCCAGGCTCTCAGTGGGAACGTCCTTCGTGATAACCGATCCGGCCGCGGTGTAACAACCGTCGCCCAGCGTAACGGGTGCCACCAGCATTGTATCGCTGCCGATGAAGCAACCTTCGCCTATGAAGGTCGAGTTTTTCTTTTCCCCGTCAAAATTGCAGGTTACGGTGCCAGCTCCTATGTTGCTTCCTTTCCCCACCGTGGCGTCGCCAATGTAGGTTAGGTGAGGAACCTTGGCTTTTTCGCCGATGACGCTTTTTTTGATCTCCACGAACTTGCCCACGAAAGCCCCCTCGCTCAGCACCGAACCATCCCTGACGAAAGTGAAGGGGCCTAGGATAGAATTATCGCCGGCCGTACTGTCGCAAATCACGACATGCCCCAATAG includes these proteins:
- a CDS encoding UDP-N-acetylglucosamine diphosphorylase/glucosamine-1-phosphate N-acetyltransferase is translated as ILDRHMRNGLKCVDSGTVWIGPGVVIGDDVTVEPFVQVWGASKIGSGSRLGSFSIVRDSVLGENVHLLGHVVICDSTAGDNSILGPFTFVRDGSVLSEGAFVGKFVEIKKSVIGEKAKVPHLTYIGDATVGKGSNIGAGTVTCNFDGEKKNSTFIGEGCFIGSDTMLVAPVTLGDGCYTAAGSVITKDVPTESLAIGRARQKNIEGWARRRRKADGGGE